One Candidatus Omnitrophota bacterium genomic window carries:
- the cysS gene encoding cysteine--tRNA ligase, which yields MRIYNTLTREKDEFRPIDDGKVKMYVCGPTVYDVPHIGHARSAYVFDVIRRYMEFGGLDVTFVRNVTDIDDKIIRKAVQEMTESGDEPTGDGLAEKVKEVALRYLEVYHDELDMLGIKKPTLEPRATDNIKEMIGFIGELIKKGNAYVSGESVYFSVDSFKDYGRLSNRDKEQLLAGARVEKDENKRDPLDFALWKGVKPGEPYWESPWGRGRPGWHIECSVMSTKMLGTGFDIHGGGLDLIFPHHENEIAQAEAYTGRRFANYWIHNGLLTVNGEKMSKSLGNYITIADFLEAYEDPDLLKLAFLVSVYRSPMDYSGEKIEEMRRAKERITVFMTKASEMADKYLSGEGTRPKTMVMDGYIADAEKKILEAMDDDFNTPVAMSVIFEAVKTGNERMADEAMPAEARAHALGQITGFIRKYAEGLFGLNMKIEDHDEGVAREVEGLLEERAEAKKKKDFAAADSIRDRLNGMGIVVEDTPDGPVWRKK from the coding sequence GCACGCGAGGAGCGCTTATGTGTTCGACGTGATAAGAAGATACATGGAGTTCGGCGGCCTCGATGTCACTTTTGTGCGTAATGTGACCGACATAGACGATAAGATAATCAGGAAAGCCGTACAGGAAATGACGGAATCCGGGGACGAACCAACGGGTGATGGCCTGGCTGAAAAGGTCAAAGAGGTCGCCCTCAGGTACCTGGAAGTGTACCATGATGAGCTTGATATGCTGGGGATAAAAAAACCCACACTTGAGCCCAGGGCCACGGATAACATAAAGGAAATGATAGGGTTCATCGGGGAGCTTATCAAAAAAGGTAACGCGTATGTTTCCGGCGAGAGCGTTTATTTCAGCGTGGACAGTTTCAAGGACTACGGCAGATTGTCCAACCGAGACAAAGAACAGCTCCTGGCCGGGGCCAGGGTGGAAAAGGACGAGAACAAACGTGATCCGCTGGACTTCGCTTTGTGGAAAGGTGTAAAACCCGGGGAACCGTATTGGGAAAGTCCTTGGGGACGCGGACGCCCGGGATGGCATATAGAGTGTTCCGTGATGAGCACGAAAATGCTCGGGACCGGGTTCGATATACACGGTGGCGGGCTTGACCTTATCTTTCCGCATCATGAGAACGAGATAGCGCAGGCCGAAGCGTATACGGGCAGGAGATTCGCCAATTACTGGATACATAACGGGCTACTTACGGTGAATGGCGAAAAAATGTCGAAATCGCTGGGAAACTATATAACGATAGCGGATTTCCTGGAAGCATATGAGGACCCGGACCTGTTGAAACTGGCTTTTCTGGTGAGTGTGTACCGCAGCCCGATGGATTACAGCGGCGAAAAGATCGAGGAGATGCGGCGCGCCAAGGAGAGGATAACCGTGTTCATGACCAAAGCTTCCGAAATGGCGGACAAGTATCTCTCAGGTGAAGGCACACGCCCGAAGACCATGGTGATGGACGGGTATATTGCTGACGCGGAAAAAAAGATACTTGAGGCCATGGATGATGATTTTAATACGCCGGTGGCCATGTCCGTTATTTTTGAGGCGGTTAAGACCGGGAATGAACGTATGGCCGATGAAGCGATGCCCGCCGAAGCCAGAGCCCACGCGCTGGGACAGATAACAGGGTTCATACGGAAGTATGCCGAAGGGCTTTTCGGCCTTAACATGAAAATAGAGGACCATGATGAAGGGGTTGCCCGCGAGGTGGAAGGTCTGTTGGAGGAAAGAGCGGAGGCCAAGAAAAAGAAGGATTTCGCGGCAGCTGATAGCATAAGGGACAGGTTGAACGGCATGGGTATCGTGGTCGAGGATACGCCCGATGGGCCCGTATGGAGAAAAAAATGA